AGAGCAATTGATAACTATATGAGTATCTTTTTCAAGAGTAGGGCATAATTTATCTAACCAAGCAAATGCATGGGAGGTTTCTAGTGCTGGTATAATCCCTTCAAGTTCACTAACAAGTCTCAAAGCATTTAAAGCTTCTTGATCTGTGACCGATCCATATTCTGCTCTACCTATATCTTTTAAATGACTATGTTCAGGGCCTACCCCAGGGTAATCTAAACCTGCACTTATTGAGTGGGCTTCTTGTACTTGACCATTAGCATCTTGTAAAAGAAGACTCATTGATCCATGCAAAATTCCTACTGACCCTTTAGTTATAGTTGCAGCATGTTTGTCAGTATCAACTCCGCTTCCTGCAGCTTCAACTCCAATTAATCTTACAGATGATTCTTTAACGAAAGGATGGAAAAGGCCCATCGCATTTGATCCCCCACCTACACAAGCAAGTAAAATATCTGGTAAGGATCCAAACGATTCCAGACATTGTTTTTTAGTTTCTTCACCTATGACTGCGTGAAAATCTCGTACAATTTTCGGGAAAGGGTGTGGACCCGCAACAGATCCTAAAATATAGTGTGTTGTTTCGACATTAGAAACCCAATCTCTAATAGCTTCACTAGTGGCATCCTTAAGTGTTGCAGTGCCAGAATTTACAACTTTAACTTCAGCACCTAGTAATTTCATTCTAAAGACGTTGAGGGATTGCCTTTTTATGTCCTCAGCACCCATATAGATAATGCATTTCAAGCCAAATCTCGCACAAACAGTAGCTGTAGCAACTCCATGCTGCCCTGCACCAGTTTCAGCAATTATCCTTTTTTTTCCCATTCTAATTGCTAATAAAGCTTGACCGAGGGCATTATTAATTTTGTGAGCACCAGTATGATTTAAATCTTCTCTTTTAAGCCATATTCTTGCAGTTGCTTGTTTAGTTTTGTAGTGTTCAGTAAGTCTTTTGGCTTCATAAAGTGGTGTTTCTCTTCCTACATAAGTCTTGAGTAGATGATTTAATTCTTGTATGAAAAGTTTATCTTTCCATGCATTTTCTGCAGCGTTTTCAAGCTCAAAAAGAGCAGGCATTAATGTTTCTGGAACATATTGACCACCATATTTTCCAAATCTTCCCTCTTTGGAGGGTTGATTTAAATCTTCGTTGTTATAGTTTTGATCTTGGCGAGAAAATGTACTTACCACTTTTCTATAGAATAAGTATTAATTAACTATAGATTATATTGAAAATAATGGGAAAAAAGAATTGGATCGAATTTGATAATCAAGAAAATCAATCTCAAGAAACATTTAAAGTTGATACTTTTAATAAAAAATCAAAAATAAATATTTCAAAAGAAAAAAAAGGTAAAAAGGGCAAGACGATTACTATAATTAAAGGTTTGGGAACCGAGAATCAAATCTTACTAAAAGAATTTCTTAAAAAAATTAAAGTTTTTTGTGGAACTGGAGGAACATTAATTGATAGTAATATCCAGTTACAGGGTGATATGGTGTCTAAATCAATTGAGTTTCTTCGTAAAGAGGGATTTCATAATTTTTGAAGCAAGGGTTAGGATAGGTTTTTAATTTTGATGATACAAAAATGAAAGAACAAGATCAAACAAATTCAACCAATATAAAGTGGCATAGTTTAACTATTGATAGAGAAAAGTTGGAGAAAATGAGGGGGCATAAAGGAATGGTTATTTGGTTTACAGGCTTATCAGGCTCAGGTAAAAGTACTTTAGCTAACGCTTTAAATGAAGTTTTACACTTAGATGGTTTTTCAACTTACATCTTGGATGGAGATAATATAAGGCACGGTTTATGTAAAGATCTTGGTTTTTCGGATGAAGATAGAGAAGAAAATATAAGAAGGATTGGGGAAGTTGCGAATTTATTTATGAATGCTGGGATAATAACTATTACAGCATTCGTTTCACCATTCATAAGTGATAGAGATAAAGTGAGAAAAATTATTGGATCTAAGGATTTTATTGAAGTTTATTGTGCTGCAAATATCAAGGTTTGCGAAAACAGGGATACCAAGGGTCTTTATAAGAAGGCTCGTTTGGGTGAAATTAAGGATTTTACAGGGATTTCCAGTCCATATGAAGCTCCTCAGAATCCGGAAATTGTTGTTGATACAGGTTCGTTAGATTTAAAGGATTCAGTTGAAAAAGTTATTAATTATCTTAAAGAAGAAAACCTTCTTACAAAGGGCTAATAGAAAAATATTAGTTCATTGATTTTGCAGATAATTGTCAGCCCCAATATTTGATAATTTACTATTTTTATTTCTTACCTGTGTATGAAGATTTTCTCTAAATTCCTTTAAATTTTTTTTAATAGATTCATCGAATAAACCTATAATTTCTATTGCCAATAATCCAGCATTCTGACCTCCATTGATTGCAACTGTTGCTACTGGTATACCAGCAGGCATTTGAACAATTGACAAAAGAGAGTCAATCCCTTTAAGTGTCTTACTCTCTACTGGTACTCCTATAACAGGAATACAAGTTATGGATGCCAACATTCCTGGAAGGTGAGCAGCACCACCAGCACCAGCTATTATTACTTTTATGTTTTCTGATTCTGCACTTTTTGCATATTCCATCATCTCAATAGGTGTTCTATGAGCAGAAAGTATACAAACTTCAGTTTTTATTCCAAATTCTATTAAAATATCTATTGCAGGTTTCAATGTTTTTAGATCTGAATCACTACCCATCACGACAGCGATTTTATAAATATCTTTAGAATTCAATTCTGACAAAATAACAAATCAATTCTTTCCTATAATGGCGTGCAATTAATTTATCGCCAGTTAGTTAGTATAAAAAGGATAAATTTTCAAAGAATATTATGACGTCAAATAAAATTATCGAAAAAAGTGAAGTTAAGGAGTATTTCAATGGGACTGGCTTTGAAAGATGGAACAAAATTTATAGCAAATCTGATGAAATCAATACTGTTCAGAAAAATATTAGGAAAGGACATCAAAAGACTGTAGATGATGTAGTCTCATGCATCAAAAATTATCCTGAACTAACAAAAAAAAGTTTTTGTGATGCAGGATGTGGTGTTGGAAGTCTATCCATACCTTTACTAAAACTTGGTATTAAAGAATTACAGGTAAGCGATATTTCTTCTGAAATGATTAAAGAAACAAAGAAACGCATAAGTGAATTAGGTTTGAACCAAGGTAAGATCAAATATGAAGTCTGTGATCTGGAACAACTAAAAGGATTATTTGATGTAGTAGTTTGTTTAGATGTATTTATTCATTATCCTCAACCGGTCGCAGAAGAAATGGTCCAACATTTATGTGATTTAAGCAAAGAAAAACTAATCGTTAGCTTTGCTCCTTATACTCCAGTTCTTGCTGTTCTAAAAAATATAGGTAAATTATTTCCTGGGCCAAGTAAAACTACTAGAGCTTACACATTAAAAGAAAAGGGAATTATTAATGCTGCCAAAGAAAGAGGATTTAACGTGGTTAAAACGAAATTAAATCAAGCTCCTTTTTATTTTTCGAAACTAATTGAATTTGAAAAAATAAAATAATTTATTTTACTAAATGATTTTCAAGTGCATAACGAACTAATTCGGTTCGGCTAGATGTACCTGTCTTTATAAACAGTCTGCTTACATATTTTTCAACATTTCTAATAGATGTTTCAAGCTGTCTTGCAATTTCCTTGTTCATCAGTCCCTCTGCTACTAATTGAAGTACACTTGCTTCTCTTGGAGTAAAACTAGGAATATTGATTTTATTTTCTGAATTAGTCGGATTTTGGTCTGTGAGCATAGATTTTATTTCAGTAATTTGCTTCGCCATTGTGCTTACATCAATATCTGCGAATCTTGCTGCTTCTTTTAGTAATCGTTCTTGTCTATTGATTACATTTTTAACTCTTGCAGCTAGTTCATCGGGGTTGAAAGGTTTGGAAATATAATCATCAACTCCTGCAAGATAACCCTCTGTTCTGTCTAAGGTCATTCCTTTTGCAGTTAAGAAAATAACTGGAATCCCTCCTAATTTTTCATCCTTTCTAATTTTTTCTAATAAAGCATAACCGTTAGCTCGGGGCATCATAATGTCGCTAATTATCAAATCAGGAAAAATTGTTTGAGCTTTTTCCCAACCATCCTCTCCATCAATAGCAATATATATTTCAAACCCTTCATCTTCTAGAAATGTTTTAACAGCTGTTCTTAAACCAGGTTCATCATCAACTAATAAAATTCTTGATTTTCTTACTGTTTCATTATTTAGTTGATTAATTTCATTCATTTTATAAATTATTGAATTTGATTTCTAGTAATAATAAGAATTTTATATACTAAATACAATGCTATCAACTCCTATTCTACTAGATTACCAATCTTCAACTCCTTGCTCTAAAGATGTTGTTGATTCTATGAAACCTTATTGGAGTGAGATATTTTCTAACCCTTCAAGCAAATCTAATTTGGCGGGTATAAACGCAAGCGCTATATTGGAAGCCTCAAGAGAAAATATAGAACAAAATTTATTTCTTCATAATAAAAAGATTATTTTTACAAGTGGGGCTACTGAATCGAATAACTTAGCATTATTAGGTTTTGCAAGAAATTACCTTAAAAAAACAGGAAGATATGGACATATTATTACCTTGAAAACGGAGCATAAAGCTGTACTTGAGCCCTTAAATCAACTAAAAAAAGAAGGATTTATGGTTACAGAAATTTCTCCAGAAAGAGATGGGTTGATTTCAGAAGAAAAGTTCAAAAATAATATAAGAGAAGAAACATTTATGGTTAGTGTCATGTTGGCAAATAACGAAATAGGAGTTATTCAGCCAATAGCGACTATTTCAAAGATATGTAAATCGAAAGGAATAACTTTTCACTCTGATTTTGCACAATGTTTAGGTTATGTCGAGTTAAAAGATCTTTTATCAAATGTAAACATGATAACAATGAGTTCCCATAAAATTTATGGTCCTAAAGGAATAGGACTTCTTTTGATTGATGAAGAAATTAATCTGGAACCTTTAATTGTTGGAGGAGGGCAGGAATATGGTCTTAGATCTGGCACATTACCTCTCCCTTTAGTAGTAGGCTTTGCTAAAGCAATAGAGATAGCAGTTATTAATCAAAAAAGGAATGCTGATAAATTACTTTTATATAGAAATAACCTTTTAAATGGTTTGTTAGAAAACAATTCTGGTTTATTAATTAATGGCTCTATAAAAAAAAGATTACCACACAATTTAAATTTGACTGTATTGGATTTAAACGGAGCAAAGTTTCATAAACTTTTAAAATCTAAAATAATTTGTTCTAGTGGATCATCATGCAGTAACGGTGAACCTTCTCATGTTTTACTCGCATTAGGTAGATCTTTTAAAGAAGCAGAATCTTCAATAAGGTTAAGTATTGGATTAAACACTAATTCAAAAGATATTAAACAAGCAATTCGTATTCTCACGAATACTATCAAATCATTACGTTAGTAATTATTGGCTCTTTAATTTAATTGAGCAATTCTTAATTTTCCACTTCTAGCTCTTCTATTTACTTCGACTTCTTGTTCGGTAGGAGTTATTGGCTTTTTTGTCAGGTTTTTCAGTCTTTGATCATTCTTAAAAGAACTTTTGACTAATCTATCTTCAAGGGAATGAAAACTAATAATAGAAATAATTCCGCCTGGCAGTAGCCAATCAGGGACCACTTGCAAAAATTTTTCTAATACTTCAATTTCTTTATTAACGGCAATTCTTAGTGCTTGAAATGTTCTTGTTGCTGGGTGTATTTTTTTATATCTTTGTTTTGGTGGAAAGCAGCCGGCAATAGAATAAGCTAACTCTTTTGTACCAGAATATTTACCATTTTCCTTCAAATCCATTTTTATTTTCCTAGCAATCTTTCTAGATAATCTTTCTTCTCCATATTTATATATTAAGTTAGCTAGATCTTTTTCATTTAAAGTCTCAATTAATTTCTCTGCATCAACCTCAAGTAAAGGATTCATGCGCATATCAAGTGGACCATTTTTTTGGAAACTAAATCCTCTGTTAGGGTCATCAATTTGGTTACTATTTACACCAAGATCTGCAATTACAAAAGAAACTTTTTCTTTTGGTTTAAAATTCGCAAAATTTGAAGCCCTTATATCAATCCTATTTTTAAATTCATCAAGTTTATTTGATGCTGATTTTCTTGCCAGTGGATCTTGATCAAGGCCAATTATTTTTAAATCTGAATATTTTCTCAATAACTGATAAGAGTGCCCGCCTCCGCCTATAGTTGCATCTATTCCTTTAAGTGCTTTATGATTTATTAAGGGGTAATGCTCTAATGAGGCCATCATCTCATCTGTCATAACTGATTTGTGGTTGAAAAAAGATGAATCAGATAGGTCAATTTGCATAACTTTCGACTAAGATTTATTTAGAAGTAAAATTTAGAATGGCTCAGCTAGAGACTAGAACAGAACCAATGGTGGTCAATTTTGGCCCCCATCATCCATCAATGCATGGGGTTTTAAGATTAGTTGTGACTCTTGATGGTGAGAATGTCATTGATTGTGAGCCAGTAATTGGATATTTGCATAGAGGAATGGAAAAGATAGCTGAAAATAGGACAAATGTAATGTATGTCCCTTATGTAAGCAGAATGGATTATGCAGCAGGAATGTTTTATGAAGCTATTGTAGTAAATGCTCCTGAAAGATTAGCTAATATTCCAGTTCCTAAAAGAGCTAGTTACATAAGAGTTATTATGTTGGAACTTAATCGTATTGCTAATCATCTTTTATGGCTTGGTCCCTTTTTAGCAGACGTAGGAGCTCAAACTCCATTTTTCTATATCTTTAGAGAAAGAGAAATGATTTATGATCTTTGGGAAGCAGCTACTGGTCAAAGGCTAATAAATAATAATTTCTTCAGGATAGGTGGTGTTGCATGTGATCTTCCATATGGGTGGTTAGA
This window of the Prochlorococcus sp. MIT 1314 genome carries:
- the trpB gene encoding tryptophan synthase subunit beta; the protein is MVSTFSRQDQNYNNEDLNQPSKEGRFGKYGGQYVPETLMPALFELENAAENAWKDKLFIQELNHLLKTYVGRETPLYEAKRLTEHYKTKQATARIWLKREDLNHTGAHKINNALGQALLAIRMGKKRIIAETGAGQHGVATATVCARFGLKCIIYMGAEDIKRQSLNVFRMKLLGAEVKVVNSGTATLKDATSEAIRDWVSNVETTHYILGSVAGPHPFPKIVRDFHAVIGEETKKQCLESFGSLPDILLACVGGGSNAMGLFHPFVKESSVRLIGVEAAGSGVDTDKHAATITKGSVGILHGSMSLLLQDANGQVQEAHSISAGLDYPGVGPEHSHLKDIGRAEYGSVTDQEALNALRLVSELEGIIPALETSHAFAWLDKLCPTLEKDTHIVINCSGRGDKDVNTVASSLDI
- a CDS encoding translation initiation factor SUI1, with protein sequence MGKKNWIEFDNQENQSQETFKVDTFNKKSKINISKEKKGKKGKTITIIKGLGTENQILLKEFLKKIKVFCGTGGTLIDSNIQLQGDMVSKSIEFLRKEGFHNF
- the cysC gene encoding adenylyl-sulfate kinase, coding for MKEQDQTNSTNIKWHSLTIDREKLEKMRGHKGMVIWFTGLSGSGKSTLANALNEVLHLDGFSTYILDGDNIRHGLCKDLGFSDEDREENIRRIGEVANLFMNAGIITITAFVSPFISDRDKVRKIIGSKDFIEVYCAANIKVCENRDTKGLYKKARLGEIKDFTGISSPYEAPQNPEIVVDTGSLDLKDSVEKVINYLKEENLLTKG
- the purE gene encoding 5-(carboxyamino)imidazole ribonucleotide mutase, with product MSELNSKDIYKIAVVMGSDSDLKTLKPAIDILIEFGIKTEVCILSAHRTPIEMMEYAKSAESENIKVIIAGAGGAAHLPGMLASITCIPVIGVPVESKTLKGIDSLLSIVQMPAGIPVATVAINGGQNAGLLAIEIIGLFDESIKKNLKEFRENLHTQVRNKNSKLSNIGADNYLQNQ
- the bchM gene encoding magnesium protoporphyrin IX methyltransferase, which codes for MTSNKIIEKSEVKEYFNGTGFERWNKIYSKSDEINTVQKNIRKGHQKTVDDVVSCIKNYPELTKKSFCDAGCGVGSLSIPLLKLGIKELQVSDISSEMIKETKKRISELGLNQGKIKYEVCDLEQLKGLFDVVVCLDVFIHYPQPVAEEMVQHLCDLSKEKLIVSFAPYTPVLAVLKNIGKLFPGPSKTTRAYTLKEKGIINAAKERGFNVVKTKLNQAPFYFSKLIEFEKIK
- a CDS encoding response regulator transcription factor yields the protein MNEINQLNNETVRKSRILLVDDEPGLRTAVKTFLEDEGFEIYIAIDGEDGWEKAQTIFPDLIISDIMMPRANGYALLEKIRKDEKLGGIPVIFLTAKGMTLDRTEGYLAGVDDYISKPFNPDELAARVKNVINRQERLLKEAARFADIDVSTMAKQITEIKSMLTDQNPTNSENKINIPSFTPREASVLQLVAEGLMNKEIARQLETSIRNVEKYVSRLFIKTGTSSRTELVRYALENHLVK
- a CDS encoding cysteine desulfurase family protein, whose translation is MLSTPILLDYQSSTPCSKDVVDSMKPYWSEIFSNPSSKSNLAGINASAILEASRENIEQNLFLHNKKIIFTSGATESNNLALLGFARNYLKKTGRYGHIITLKTEHKAVLEPLNQLKKEGFMVTEISPERDGLISEEKFKNNIREETFMVSVMLANNEIGVIQPIATISKICKSKGITFHSDFAQCLGYVELKDLLSNVNMITMSSHKIYGPKGIGLLLIDEEINLEPLIVGGGQEYGLRSGTLPLPLVVGFAKAIEIAVINQKRNADKLLLYRNNLLNGLLENNSGLLINGSIKKRLPHNLNLTVLDLNGAKFHKLLKSKIICSSGSSCSNGEPSHVLLALGRSFKEAESSIRLSIGLNTNSKDIKQAIRILTNTIKSLR
- the rsmH gene encoding 16S rRNA (cytosine(1402)-N(4))-methyltransferase RsmH, with protein sequence MQIDLSDSSFFNHKSVMTDEMMASLEHYPLINHKALKGIDATIGGGGHSYQLLRKYSDLKIIGLDQDPLARKSASNKLDEFKNRIDIRASNFANFKPKEKVSFVIADLGVNSNQIDDPNRGFSFQKNGPLDMRMNPLLEVDAEKLIETLNEKDLANLIYKYGEERLSRKIARKIKMDLKENGKYSGTKELAYSIAGCFPPKQRYKKIHPATRTFQALRIAVNKEIEVLEKFLQVVPDWLLPGGIISIISFHSLEDRLVKSSFKNDQRLKNLTKKPITPTEQEVEVNRRARSGKLRIAQLN